Proteins encoded within one genomic window of Aquarana catesbeiana isolate 2022-GZ linkage group LG03, ASM4218655v1, whole genome shotgun sequence:
- the NRIP2 gene encoding nuclear receptor-interacting protein 2, with amino-acid sequence MSFHKPPVGLPEDAKIRGSPRKDQDLRGAAILHQQRRLKQATQFVHKDSADLLPLDQLRRLGTSKDLQPHSVIQRRLLGGSPIKETSSLVPSFHLCNLGVQSTNESAKVGERIDEDFDTVQDQPTAPDTSKETPGSWAQRSLLISCKVCTQDVSCRLSIESYENLISRSCMQRLGLQRLRDPQGRVPVDVEVGNEKLTSSAVIVDDGSAEFSIGLDTLVKLKSCIDLEHGVLKTPSQVISFLTFFNNHPEAEKTAIISAPNQ; translated from the exons ATGAGCTTTCATAAGCCACCGGTGGGGTTGCCAGAAGATGCCAAGATCAGGGGATCCCCTAGAAAAGATCAGGACTTGAGGGGCGCAGCCATCCTGCACCAACAGAGGCGCCTCAAACAGGCCACCCAGTTTGTGCACAAGGATTCTGCAGATCTGCTGCCGCTGGACCAGCTGCGGAGATTGGGCACCTCCAAGGACCTG CAACCTCACAGTGTGATCCAGAGGCGTCTTCTAGGTGGGAGCCCTATAAAAGAGACCAGCAGTTTAGTACCGTCCTTCCATCTCTGTAACCTGGGGGTGCAATCTACCAATGAATCAGCTAAAGTAGGAGAGAGGATTGATGAAGACTTTGATACGGTCCAGGACCAGCCAACAGCTCCTGATACCTCTAAGGAGACTCCGGGGAGCTGGGCACAACGCAGCCTGCTGATTAGTTGTAAG GTGTGTACGCAGGATGTCTCTTGCAGGCTGTCTATTGAAAGCTATGAGAATCTCATCTCCAGGTCGTGCATGCAAAGACTGGG GCTGCAGAGGTTACGTGACCCTCAGGGGAGGGTGCCTGTGGACGTCGAAGTAGGAAACGAGAAACTGACAAGCAGTGCTGTAATTGTTG ATGACGGCAGTGCAGAATTCAGCATCGGTCTGGACACACTGGTAAAACTCAAG AGCTGCATAGATCTGGAGCATGGTGTCCTGAAGACCCCTTCACAAGTGATTTCATTTCTGACTTTCTTTAACAATCATCCAGAGGCAGAGAAGACTGCCATTATCTCTGCCCCAAACCAGTGA